A region from the Corticium candelabrum chromosome 14, ooCorCand1.1, whole genome shotgun sequence genome encodes:
- the LOC134190207 gene encoding 52 kDa repressor of the inhibitor of the protein kinase-like, protein MKRRSKDQLTISALFEAARKRSRGGDPTQESVDSERASSHSINLELNPMTSEAYETADLSIEVTGSGGSGDHVSDRVEVLAFVNGDERDPAEACRAIRNDVGELVDPNKLQDDTKLSLLLGHFVPDSHFPFPPRQEKKSGRDTKRYFQLQWLEKYNWLVYSPSQNGGYCLPCALFSTDQSTGQLCKQAMVKFTKASETLRKHDQQECHKVCCTRASHFIATRRHGQANILQLVVDQGSKQKQENIAKLCALIKTVEFCGRQNISLRGHREKGFTWDPNEQLACNPGNFLALLRFRVDAGDEHLLRDFHMSQSARGLRASYLSPTIQNELIECCGKVIQEDILRDVRKAPFFSVCADESADASNQEQLPLVLRFVDESGLIREELAEFLCCSDGTTGLALANLLLTTMTEMGLQPKEKLRGQGYDGAGNMAGPLQGCASRVTAECPKALYLHCSAHCLNLCIIRLSKLPFIQSMWSSLLDVNIFFKYSPKRAHAMAEIVHEWRQGEGGDSKKKLVDLCKTRWVARHEALVVFAELYPAVLTTLETISRNRGGTVTWNATSSSSATSLHNNLTQFRFLATFVITSKLMAAIQSLTSSLQEKATDVAKAYKHVARVISVLQDMRDNINDRHGEWWTDVQALCLKTGVQESLPRYCSRQTYRGNIPAQTPVDYYRLNVSIPLLDDIISQMNIRFGNLQQLAMKGMSFMPTILLRDASAKADILEFGKAYQSDFPTASPNLDALSAEIDLWIAILKSLPISEHPATVAEALRLAMGNPLIPTVSRLLRLVCTWPVTSCECERSISALNRVKTSLRASMSQIRFNGLVMLHVHYNRKLSHLDVIRLFSARNPRKIILPNFGEPYSDSELANTFVLDTDSPEDTWDTELDS, encoded by the exons ATGAAGAGGCGTTCTAAAGACCAACTGACCATCAGTGCTCTCTTTGAAGCTGCTAGAAAGAGATCTCGAGGCGGGGACCCCACTCAAGAGAGTGTAGATTCTGAGCGGGCATCGTCGCATTCCATCAATTTGGAACTGAACCCAATGACAAGTGAAGCATATGAAACTGCAGACCTCAGTATAGAAGTCACTGGATCTGGTGGCAGCGGGGATCATGTAAGCGATCGTGTTGAAGTGCTTGCATTTGTCAATGGGGATGAACGTGATCCTGCTGAAGCCTGCAGAGCGATTA GAAACGATGTTGGAGAACTGGTAGATCCAAACAAACTGCAGGATGATACAAAGCTCTCCTTGCTGTTGGGTCATTTTGTTCCAGACAGCCACTTTCCGTTTCCTCCTCGGCAAGAGAAGAAGAGTGGGCGAGATACCAAGCGCTATTTTCAATTACAATGGCTTGAAAAGTATAACTGGCTAGTTTATTCTCCAAGCCAAAATGGTGGATATTGTCTACCTTGTGCACTTTTCAGCACTGATCAATCAACAGGCCAGCTCTGCAAACAAGCAATGGTAAAGTTCACCAAAGCGTCTGAGACCCTTAGAAAGCATGACCAACAGGAATGTCATAAGGTCTGCTGTACCAGGGCCAGCCATTTCATTGCAACCAGGAGACATGGTCAGGCAAATATTCTTCAGCTTGTCGTAGACCAAGGgagtaagcaaaaacaggAAAATATAGCCAAGCTTTGTGCCTTGATCAAGACTGTAGAGTTTTGTGGACGCCAGAACATTTCTTTGCGTGGCCACAGAGAGAAAGGATTTACTTGGGACCCCAACGAACAGTTAGCATGTAATCCTGGAAACTTTCTAGCTCTATTGCGTTTTCGTGTGGACGCAGGTGATGAACACTTGTTGAGGGACTTCCATATGTCTCAGTCTGCTCGAGGACTACGTGCGTCTTACCTGAGCCCAACAATACAGAACGAGTTGATTGAGTGCTGTGGGAAGGTTATACAAGAAGACATATTGAGAGATGTCAGAAAAGCACCATTTTTCTCAGTGTGTGCAGACGAATCTGCTGATGCCAGCAACCAAGAACAGTTGCCCCTGGTTCTTCGTTTCGTCGATGAGTCTGGACTCATTCGTGAAGAGTTGGCTGAATTTCTCTGTTGCTCTGATGGCACCACCGGGCTAGCTTTAGCTAATCTGCTACTGACCACAATGACGGAAATGGGCTTGCAGCCAAAAGAGAAGCTTCGTGGACAAGGCTACGACGGTGCAGGGAATATGGCTGGACCTTTGCAGGGTTGTGCAAGCAGAGTAACTGCAGAATGCCCAAAAGCGCTGTACCTCCATTGCAGTGCACATTGTCTCAACCTGTGTATAATAAGGCTAAGCAAACTGCCTTTCATCCAGTCTATGTGGTCATCATTGTTAGACGTCAACATCTTTTTCAAATATTCACCAAAGCGTGCTCATGCTATGGCTGAGATAGTTCATGAATGGCGTCAAGGAGAGGGTGGCGACTCAAAGAAAAAGTTGGTTGATTTGTGCAAAACAAGGTGGGTAGCGCGACATGAAGCCCTTGTCGTGTTTGCTGAGCTTTATCCAGCTGTTTTAACGACGTTGGAGACAATCAGCAGAAACAGGGGTGGAACAGTTACATGGAACGCTACTAGCTCCTCCTCTGCTACATCTCTCCACAATAACCTAACCCAGTTCCgatttcttgcaacatttgTGATAACATCAAAATTGATGGCTGCAATTCAAAGCCTAACATCAAGTCTCCAAGAGAAAGCCACAGATGTTGCAAAGGCTTACAAACACGTCGCTAGAGTCATCTCCGTTCTTCAAGATATGCGGGACAACATCAACGACAGGCATGGTGAATGGTGGACAGACGTTCAGGCTTTGTGTCTGAAGACTGGAGTGCAAGAGAGTCTCCCAAGATATTGCAGTAGGCAGACGTACCGTGGGAACATTCCAGCGCAAACGCCAGTTGACTACTATCGCCTGAACGTGAGTATACCGCTACTAGATGACATTATTTCGCAAATGAATATCCGGTTTGGAAACCTTCAACAACTAGCTATGAAAGGAATGTCATTTATGCCGACGATTTTGCTACGTGATGCTTCAGCCAAAGCAGATATTCTTGAATTTGGAAAGGCATATCAAAGTGATTTTCCTACTGCGAGTCCGAACTTGGATGCGCTGTCTGCAGAAATTGACTTGTGGATTGCCATACTGAAATCACTGCCCATTTCAGAGCACCCCGCTACTGTAGCAGAAGCGTTGCGTTTGGCAATGGGTAATCCACTAATTCCAACTGTGTCGAGGCTATTGCGCCTTGTCTGCACCTGGCCTGTGACGTCCTGTGAGTGCGAGCGGTCTATAAGTGCTCTCAATCGCGTCAAGACATCTCTCCGGGCATCCATGTCGCAGATCCGATTCAACGGACTTGTCATGCTGCATGTCCATTAcaacaggaagttgtcacacttGGACGTGATCCGCTTATTTTCTGCCAGGAACCCGAGAAAGATTATTCTCCCAAACTTTGGAGAGCCATACTCAGACAGTGAACTAGCTAACACTTTTGTACTGGATACTGATTCACCAGAAGACACGTGGGACACTGAGCTAGACAGCTAA
- the LOC134190101 gene encoding uncharacterized protein LOC134190101 — MSGEAAKPRGVKIDLSLEANKTLDTTKKEPSKVAKEIAADWRKVASFLNSTLFPSREIKVIEDTFRRPFDQAKEMIDTWSSELGNKATRRVLIEAMLECGLRAQANNIFTEELVDYVKPLK; from the exons ATGAGTGGAGAAGCAGCCAAACCTAGAGGTGTCAAAatag ACCTTTCACTGGAAGCCAATAAGACGCTGGACACAACAAAGAAGGAACCCAGCAAAGTAGCCAAGGAAATTGCAGCAGACTGGAGAAAGGTGGCCTCATTTCTCAACTCAACATTGTTCCCATCTAGGGAAATAAAGGTCATCGAGGATACATTCAGACGACCATTTGATCAAGCAAAGGAAATGATTGATACATGGTCTAGTGAACTGGGCAACAAAGCTACAAGGCGTGTGCTCATAGAGGCAATGCTGGAGTGTGGACTACGAGCACAAGCCAACAACATTTTTACTGAGGAACTTGTTGATTATGTCAAACCTTTGAAGTAA
- the LOC134189665 gene encoding uncharacterized protein LOC134189665: MTSYTYDVEKVIQAVIDHGESQYYDIAQQLGMTPAKIESTIDRIPGNAGKLKVLIDKRRAAIDDETLIRELLDACDKIQDPIGGDVRRQLGGQASRPAAAAAVFAASTGGSDMTDGHSKPSDARPLAIAALFVTAVKSEDKALEGVLEKVAPKLSNNPIESKGKPIMPCWSTTWPRNESSSIKVGMTTQAGMGAGPATDIATAVYQGVENGAIHKNAFVTMVGVCAGRESKVSLGDVLTPWKIAIESGGKNEPGSHKAAAEYVEVRYRMKVAVLQATRDFGKELANYIPDHLQGTPSPRYLLDATLLSLQQLNEKTEELLDTLTVHGDLMKQGKYEWPKKVITLKVVEEALDKLVDMKYAETDEEGRKFKIASAGEEEIKKVKETEHFPRTDEGPKFWHDPVLQGNHMESAMDDRKWDAQAQRAGQRKLVGYEMEGHTFSSQILKWCKDVNLLFVKVASDVGDKTYKMDYYQEYAACVAAAFALHVLKTTPSLAGGQS; the protein is encoded by the exons ATGACCTCATACACATACGACGTTGAGAAAGTGATTCAGGCTGTGATCGACCATGGCGAGAGCCAATATTATGATATCGCACAACAGTTGGGAATGACGCCTGCTAAAATTGAATCAACCATCGACCGTATACCTGGAAATGCAGGAAAACTGAAAGTTCTCATTGACAAGAGGAGAGCAGCCATAGACGATGAAACTTTAATTAGAGAGCTACTTGATGCTTGTGACAAAATACAAGATCCTATTGGAGGAGATGTCAGGAGACAACTGGGTGGACAAGCAAGCCgacctgctgctgctgctgctgtttttgCTGCTAGTACAG gTGGATCTGATATGACTGACGGACATTCTAAACCATCAGATGCTAGACCATTAG CCATTGCAGCACTCTTTGTAACAGCAGTCAAATCAGAGGATAAGGCTCTTGAAGGGGTTTTGGAAAAGGTGGCGCCTAAGCTTAGTAATAATCCTATAGAGTCTAAGGGAAAGCCGATTATGCCATGCTGGTCAACAACGTGGCCACGCAATGAATCATCTAGTATCAAAGTCGGGATGACAACACAAGCTGGCATGGGTGCGGGACCCGCGACTGATATAGCAACGGCTGTATACCAAGGAGTGGAAAATGGAGCAATACACAAGAATGCCTTTGTAACCATGGTGGGGGTGTGTGCAGGTCGTGAAAGCAAGGTCAGTTTGGGTGATGTATTGACGCCCTGGAAAATCGCTATTGAATCAGGTGGAAAGAATGAACCAGGAAGTCATAAAGCAGCTGCCGAGTATGTTGAAGTACGTTATCGGATGAAAGTTGCAGTTCTACAAGCAACAAGAGATTTTGGCAAGGAATTAGCTAACTATATTCCAGATCATCTGCAAGGCACACCATCTCCAAGGTACCTTCTGGATGCTACGCTTTTGAGCCTTCAACAACTGAATGAGAAGACTGAAGAATTACTTGACACTCTCACTGTACACGGAGATCTAATGAAACAAGGTAAGTATGAGTGGCCTAAGAAAGTGATAACACTGAAGGTTGTGGAAGAAGCGCTCGACAAGCTAGTCGACATGAAATATGCAGAaacagatgaagaaggaagaaaatTCAAAATAGCTTCAGCTGGCGAGGAAGAAATAAAGAAGGTCAAGGAAACTGAACATTTTCCTCGTACAGATGAAGGGCCCAAATTCTGGCATGATCCTGTACTACAAGGAAATCATATGGAAAGTGCTATGGATGATCGTAAGTGGGACGCACAGGCCCAACGTGCTGGTCAAAGAAAACTTGTTGGATATGAAATGGAAGGGCACACATTCTCGTCTCAAATACTAAAGTGGTGCAAGGATGTAAACCTTCTGTTCGTAAAGGTTGCATCAGATGTGGGTGATAAAACATACAAGATGGATTATTATCAAGAATACGCTGCATGTGTGGCCGCGGCATTTGCTCTACACGTTCTGAAAACGACCCCTTCCCTTGCTGGCGGACAGTCTTAG